In the Piscinibacter sp. XHJ-5 genome, one interval contains:
- a CDS encoding Nramp family divalent metal transporter yields the protein MDTAQHTAEEKPRSGVPSFLRKVGPGIVTGAADDDPSGIATYTQAGAQFGTGVLWTVFLTMPFMIAIQLVSARIGRQSGKGIVANLKTQAPRGFVYAIVALLLIANTINIAADIAAMGAGLELVIGGAPQVHALLFGVATVLLQVFVPYRRLAPILKWLTLSLFVYVGAAFTIRIPWGQVLHDLVVPQIVPTSAFWMTLVAIFGTTISPYLFFWQASQEVEEMQQQGIRPRREKLRHIYRAIQRMRIDTVIGMLFSNTIAFFVMLMGAVVLHAGGQTDVATAAQAAQALRPLAGDLAFSLFAVGIIATGMLAVPVLASSAAYAVAEAFGWPEGLERHWREARGFYGIVIVATLVGTLLGFTPINPMKALVWAAVINGVVAVPIMAAMMLLAANPEVMGPLVVRRHTRVLGWGAVGVMAAAVVMMGRDMMG from the coding sequence ATGGACACCGCACAGCACACCGCCGAAGAAAAGCCTCGCTCGGGCGTGCCGTCCTTCCTTCGCAAGGTCGGCCCGGGCATCGTGACCGGCGCCGCTGACGACGATCCGTCCGGCATCGCGACCTATACCCAGGCCGGCGCGCAGTTCGGCACAGGCGTGCTGTGGACGGTGTTCCTCACGATGCCGTTCATGATCGCGATCCAGCTCGTCAGCGCGCGCATCGGACGTCAATCGGGCAAGGGCATCGTCGCCAACCTCAAGACGCAGGCACCGCGCGGCTTCGTCTACGCCATCGTCGCGCTGCTGCTCATCGCCAACACCATCAACATCGCCGCCGACATCGCGGCGATGGGCGCCGGGCTCGAGCTGGTGATCGGCGGCGCGCCGCAGGTCCATGCGCTGCTGTTCGGCGTGGCGACCGTGCTGCTGCAGGTGTTCGTGCCGTACCGGCGGCTCGCGCCCATCCTGAAGTGGCTGACCTTGAGCCTGTTCGTCTACGTCGGCGCGGCGTTCACGATCCGCATTCCCTGGGGCCAGGTGCTGCACGACCTGGTGGTGCCGCAGATCGTGCCGACGTCCGCGTTCTGGATGACGCTGGTGGCCATCTTCGGCACCACCATCTCGCCGTACCTCTTCTTCTGGCAGGCGTCGCAGGAGGTCGAGGAGATGCAGCAGCAGGGCATCCGCCCCAGGCGCGAGAAGCTGCGCCACATCTACCGCGCGATCCAGCGGATGCGCATCGACACCGTGATCGGCATGCTGTTCTCGAACACGATCGCCTTCTTCGTGATGCTGATGGGCGCGGTCGTGCTGCATGCGGGCGGACAGACCGACGTCGCGACCGCGGCGCAGGCCGCCCAGGCGCTGCGCCCGCTCGCGGGGGACCTGGCGTTCTCGCTGTTCGCCGTCGGCATCATCGCCACCGGCATGCTGGCCGTTCCGGTGCTCGCGTCGTCGGCCGCGTACGCCGTGGCCGAGGCCTTCGGCTGGCCCGAGGGGCTGGAGCGGCATTGGCGCGAGGCGCGCGGCTTCTATGGGATCGTGATCGTCGCCACCCTGGTCGGCACGCTGCTGGGCTTCACGCCGATCAACCCGATGAAGGCTCTGGTGTGGGCGGCGGTGATCAACGGCGTGGTCGCCGTGCCCATCATGGCCGCGATGATGCTGCTGGCCGCCAATCCGGAAGTGATGGGACCGCTGGTGGTGCGGCGGCACACGCGAGTGCTCGGCTGGGGCGCGGTCGGCGTGATGGCGGCGGCGGTGGTGATGATGGGGCGCGACATGATGGGCTGA
- the hutH gene encoding histidine ammonia-lyase, producing the protein MPQTVTPGRLDQPLLQRALDGGESFVLDEAARPAIAASVRAVRDLVSRHEAVYGINTGFGKLAQTRIADDQLAQLQKNLVLSHSAGVGAPLAAPVVRLMLLLKAASLAHGVSGVRGDVIDALLALLNADVLPVIPEKGSVGASGDLAPLAHLAGVLIGIGEVSVEGRRLAAVDGLARAGLRPFDLGPKEGLALLNGTQCSTALALHAALRLERIFEAAVAVGAMTVDAAKGSDTPFDDRIHAVRGQRGQREAAARYRDWLHDSPLRQSHLHCEKVQDPYCLRCQPQVMGACLDQMRHAKDILLIEANGVSDNPLVFADTLQALSGGNFHAEPVAFAADNLALAIAEIGALSERRTAMLMDPAISGLPAFLIEHGGLNSGFMIAQVTAAALASENKSLAHPASVDSLPTSANQEDHVSMATYAARRLHQMLDNTAGIVAIEWLAAAQALEFRRPLVSSPPLEALHARLRERVPFMHEDRLMAPDIAAATALVEAGVPQP; encoded by the coding sequence CGCTCGACGGAGGCGAGTCGTTCGTGCTGGACGAGGCGGCGCGCCCGGCCATCGCGGCCAGCGTGCGCGCGGTGCGCGATCTGGTGTCGCGCCATGAGGCCGTCTACGGCATCAACACCGGCTTCGGCAAGCTCGCACAAACCCGCATCGCCGACGATCAACTTGCCCAGCTGCAGAAGAACCTGGTGCTGTCGCACAGCGCCGGCGTCGGTGCCCCGCTGGCCGCGCCTGTGGTGCGGCTCATGCTGCTGCTCAAGGCCGCGAGCCTCGCCCACGGCGTGTCGGGCGTTCGCGGCGACGTCATCGATGCGCTGCTCGCGCTGCTCAACGCCGACGTGCTGCCGGTGATTCCCGAGAAGGGCTCGGTCGGCGCATCGGGCGACCTGGCGCCGCTGGCGCACCTGGCCGGCGTGCTGATCGGCATCGGCGAGGTCAGCGTCGAAGGTCGTCGGCTTGCCGCGGTCGACGGGCTGGCGCGCGCCGGCCTGCGCCCCTTCGATCTCGGCCCGAAGGAAGGCCTGGCGCTGCTCAACGGGACGCAGTGCTCCACCGCACTGGCGCTGCACGCGGCACTGCGGCTGGAGCGCATCTTCGAGGCCGCGGTGGCGGTGGGCGCCATGACCGTCGATGCCGCCAAGGGGTCGGACACGCCGTTCGACGACCGCATCCACGCGGTGCGCGGCCAGCGCGGACAGCGAGAAGCCGCGGCACGCTACCGCGACTGGCTGCACGACAGCCCGCTGCGCCAGTCGCACCTGCATTGCGAGAAGGTGCAGGACCCTTACTGCCTGCGGTGCCAGCCGCAGGTGATGGGCGCCTGCCTCGACCAGATGCGGCACGCCAAAGACATCCTGCTGATCGAAGCCAACGGCGTGTCCGACAACCCGCTGGTGTTCGCCGACACGCTGCAAGCGCTGTCGGGCGGCAACTTCCACGCCGAGCCGGTGGCATTTGCCGCCGACAACCTCGCGCTGGCCATCGCCGAGATCGGCGCGCTGTCGGAGCGGCGCACCGCGATGCTGATGGACCCGGCGATCTCGGGCCTGCCGGCCTTCCTGATCGAGCATGGCGGGCTGAACTCGGGCTTCATGATCGCGCAGGTGACGGCCGCGGCGCTCGCCTCGGAGAACAAGTCGCTGGCACATCCGGCCAGCGTCGATTCGCTGCCGACCTCGGCCAACCAGGAGGACCACGTGTCGATGGCCACCTATGCGGCGCGCCGGCTGCACCAGATGCTGGACAACACGGCCGGCATCGTCGCCATCGAATGGCTCGCTGCCGCGCAGGCGCTCGAATTCCGCCGCCCGCTGGTGTCGTCGCCGCCCTTGGAGGCCCTGCATGCGCGCTTGCGGGAGCGGGTGCCGTTCATGCACGAGGATCGGCTGATGGCGCCCGACATCGCGGCCGCGACGGCGCTGGTCGAGGCCGGCGTACCGCAGCCCTGA
- a CDS encoding indolepyruvate ferredoxin oxidoreductase family protein has translation MNAPLPESIRRALETVSLDDKYSLENGRAFMSGVQALVRLPMLQRKRDAFAGLNTAGFISGYRGSPLGTYDQALWAAKKHLAAQNIVFQPGVNEELGATAIWGTQQLDLYPQSRKFDGVFGIWYGKGPGVDRCSDVFKHANMAGTARHGGVIAIAGDDHIAKSSTAAHQSDHIFKACGLPVFFPSSVQDILDMGLHAFALSRFAGVWSGMKTIQEIVESASSVFVDPDRVDIVLPEDFQMPPGGLHIRWPDPPLEQEARLMDYKWYAALAYVRANKLNHNVISGPNDRFGLIASGKAYNDTRQALHDLGLDDDSCRRLGIRLHKVNVVWPLEATITRDFALGLQEILVVEEKRQVIEYQLKEELYNWRPDVRPTVLGKFDESDGDSSGGEWSHANPGRHWLLRAQADLTPSLIAKAIAKRLKKLGVDADTAARMDARIAIIEAKERSLQALEVSSGDRTPWFCSGCPHNTSTRVPEGSRAVAGIGCHYMVVWMDRSTSTFTQMGGEGVPWVGQAPFTTDRHIFANLGDGTYFHSGLLAIRQSIAAGVNITYKILYNDAVAMTGGQQVGERPEGHSVLQIMQSLKAEGVSRLCIVTDEPAKYQGVDLLAGVTVHHRDELDRIQREYRELQGTTAIIYDQTCATEKRRRRKRGTLVEPSKRVVINELVCEGCGDCSVKSNCLSVEPVETEFGRKRRINQNSCNKDYSCVNGFCPSFVTVEGGALKSARKGAKTRPDPFALPAIPEPSLPLAETAWGIVVAGVGGTGVITIGQLLGMAAHIEGKGIVTQDAAGLAQKGGATWSHIQIANRMEAIHTTKVGTAEADVVIGCDPIVAANKSSLATMREGRTFVALNTHGSPTAAFVGNPNWQFPAGHCESAIAAAAGAANIGALDADQIAVELIGDSLYANPLMLGYAWQKGRIPLTHAALIRAIELNGVQVENNKAAFEWGRRAAHDLASVQALLKPAQVVQFVRKSTNLDDLIRQRVEFLTGYQDGAYATQYRAFVDKVRAAEQPLQSTRLTEAVARYLFKLMAYKDEYEVARLHTDKSFLDKIASQFEGDYKLNYHLAPPLVAKKNDKGELVKQAYGPWMLKAFGVLAKLKGLRGTPLDLFGRTEERKMERALIGEYRNCIEELLRGLTAANLPLAIEIARIPEDIRGYGHVKERHLLAARPKWDGLMAQWRGGAQKAA, from the coding sequence ATGAATGCACCGCTGCCCGAGTCGATCCGCAGGGCGCTCGAGACCGTCTCGCTGGACGACAAGTACAGCCTGGAGAACGGCCGCGCCTTCATGAGCGGCGTGCAGGCGCTGGTGCGCCTGCCCATGCTGCAGCGCAAGCGCGACGCGTTCGCCGGCCTCAACACCGCGGGCTTCATCAGCGGCTACCGCGGCTCGCCGCTGGGCACCTACGACCAGGCGCTCTGGGCGGCGAAGAAGCACCTGGCGGCGCAGAACATCGTCTTCCAGCCCGGGGTCAACGAAGAGCTCGGCGCCACCGCCATCTGGGGCACGCAGCAGCTCGACCTCTATCCGCAGAGCAGGAAGTTCGACGGCGTCTTCGGCATCTGGTACGGCAAGGGCCCGGGCGTGGACCGCTGCTCCGACGTCTTCAAGCACGCCAACATGGCAGGCACGGCCCGGCACGGCGGCGTCATCGCGATCGCCGGCGACGACCACATCGCCAAGAGTTCCACCGCGGCGCACCAGAGCGACCACATCTTCAAGGCCTGCGGACTGCCGGTGTTCTTCCCGTCGTCGGTGCAGGACATCCTCGACATGGGCCTGCACGCGTTCGCGCTGAGCCGCTTCGCCGGCGTGTGGTCGGGCATGAAGACGATCCAGGAGATCGTCGAATCCGCCAGCAGCGTCTTCGTTGACCCGGACCGCGTCGACATCGTCCTGCCCGAGGACTTCCAGATGCCGCCCGGCGGCCTGCACATCCGCTGGCCCGACCCGCCGCTGGAGCAGGAAGCGCGGCTGATGGACTACAAGTGGTACGCGGCCCTCGCCTACGTGCGCGCCAACAAGCTCAATCACAACGTCATCAGCGGCCCGAACGACCGCTTCGGCCTCATCGCCAGCGGCAAGGCCTACAACGACACGCGACAGGCGCTGCACGACCTCGGCCTGGACGATGACAGCTGCCGGCGCCTGGGCATCCGGCTGCACAAGGTCAACGTCGTGTGGCCGCTCGAGGCCACCATCACGCGCGACTTCGCGCTCGGGCTGCAGGAGATCCTGGTCGTCGAGGAGAAGCGCCAGGTCATCGAGTACCAGCTCAAGGAAGAGCTCTACAACTGGCGCCCCGACGTGCGGCCCACGGTGCTCGGCAAGTTCGACGAGAGCGACGGCGACAGCTCGGGCGGCGAGTGGTCGCATGCGAATCCGGGCCGTCACTGGCTGCTGCGCGCGCAAGCCGATCTCACGCCTTCGCTCATCGCCAAGGCGATCGCCAAGCGGCTGAAGAAGCTCGGGGTCGACGCCGACACGGCCGCGCGCATGGATGCGCGCATCGCGATCATCGAAGCCAAGGAGCGCAGCCTGCAGGCGCTCGAAGTCTCCAGCGGAGACCGCACGCCGTGGTTCTGCAGCGGCTGCCCGCACAACACGAGCACCCGCGTGCCCGAAGGCTCGCGCGCGGTGGCCGGCATCGGCTGCCACTACATGGTGGTGTGGATGGACCGGTCCACGTCGACCTTCACGCAGATGGGCGGCGAAGGAGTTCCCTGGGTCGGCCAGGCGCCGTTCACGACCGACCGGCACATCTTCGCGAACCTGGGCGACGGCACCTATTTCCACAGCGGCCTGCTCGCCATCCGGCAAAGCATCGCGGCCGGCGTCAACATCACCTACAAGATCCTCTACAACGACGCGGTCGCGATGACCGGCGGGCAGCAGGTGGGCGAGCGGCCCGAGGGTCATTCGGTGCTGCAGATCATGCAGAGCCTGAAGGCCGAAGGCGTCTCCCGGCTTTGCATCGTGACCGACGAGCCGGCCAAGTACCAGGGCGTCGACCTGCTGGCCGGCGTGACGGTGCACCACCGCGACGAGCTCGACCGCATCCAGCGCGAGTACCGCGAGCTCCAGGGCACCACGGCCATCATCTACGACCAGACCTGCGCCACCGAGAAGCGCCGCCGCCGCAAGCGCGGGACCCTGGTCGAGCCGAGCAAGCGCGTGGTCATCAACGAGCTGGTGTGCGAAGGCTGCGGCGACTGCTCGGTCAAGAGCAACTGCCTGTCGGTCGAGCCGGTGGAGACCGAGTTCGGCCGCAAGCGGCGCATCAACCAGAACAGCTGCAACAAGGACTACTCCTGCGTCAACGGCTTCTGCCCGAGCTTCGTCACCGTCGAGGGCGGCGCGCTCAAGAGCGCAAGGAAGGGCGCGAAGACGCGGCCCGATCCGTTCGCGCTGCCGGCCATCCCGGAGCCGTCGCTGCCGCTGGCCGAGACCGCCTGGGGCATCGTCGTGGCCGGCGTCGGCGGCACGGGGGTCATCACGATCGGACAGCTGCTCGGCATGGCGGCGCACATCGAGGGCAAGGGCATCGTCACGCAGGATGCCGCGGGCCTGGCGCAAAAGGGCGGCGCGACGTGGAGCCACATCCAGATCGCCAACCGCATGGAGGCGATCCACACGACCAAGGTCGGCACGGCTGAAGCCGATGTCGTGATCGGCTGCGATCCCATCGTCGCGGCGAACAAGAGCAGCCTGGCGACGATGCGCGAAGGCCGCACCTTCGTCGCGCTGAACACCCACGGCTCGCCGACGGCCGCCTTCGTCGGCAACCCGAACTGGCAGTTCCCGGCCGGCCACTGCGAGAGCGCAATCGCGGCGGCCGCCGGCGCGGCCAACATCGGCGCGCTCGATGCCGACCAGATCGCGGTGGAGCTGATCGGCGATTCGCTGTACGCCAATCCGCTGATGCTCGGCTACGCCTGGCAGAAGGGCCGCATCCCGCTCACGCACGCGGCGCTGATCCGCGCCATCGAGCTCAACGGCGTGCAGGTCGAGAACAACAAGGCCGCCTTCGAATGGGGCCGCCGCGCCGCGCACGACCTGGCGTCAGTGCAGGCGCTGCTCAAGCCCGCGCAGGTGGTGCAGTTCGTGCGCAAGTCGACCAACCTCGACGACCTGATCCGCCAGCGCGTGGAATTCCTCACCGGCTACCAGGACGGCGCCTATGCGACGCAGTACCGGGCCTTCGTCGACAAGGTGCGCGCCGCCGAGCAGCCGCTGCAGTCGACCAGGCTCACCGAGGCGGTGGCGCGCTACCTGTTCAAGCTGATGGCCTACAAGGACGAATACGAGGTGGCGCGGCTTCACACCGACAAGTCCTTCCTCGACAAGATCGCGTCGCAGTTCGAGGGCGACTACAAGCTCAACTACCACCTCGCGCCGCCGCTGGTGGCGAAGAAGAACGACAAGGGCGAGCTGGTCAAGCAAGCGTACGGCCCCTGGATGCTGAAGGCCTTCGGCGTGCTGGCCAAGCTGAAGGGCCTGCGCGGCACGCCCCTCGACCTGTTCGGCCGCACCGAGGAGCGCAAGATGGAGCGGGCGCTGATCGGGGAGTACCGCAACTGCATCGAGGAGCTGCTGCGCGGATTGACTGCCGCCAACCTGCCGCTCGCCATCGAGATCGCCCGCATCCCGGAGGACATCCGCGGATACGGGCATGTCAAGGAGCGGCACCTGTTGGCCGCGCGGCCCAAGTGGGACGGGTTGATGGCGCAGTGGCGCGGTGGCGCGCAGAAGGCGGCGTGA
- the cynS gene encoding cyanase, whose amino-acid sequence MSRLEVTEKIVATKVAKGLKWADVARKVGLSKEWTTAACLGQMTLTAEQAQVVGEIFGLTDAEQKWLMVVPYKGSLPTAVPSDPLIYRFHELVSVYGTTFKELIHEEFGDGIMSAIDFRMDLKREPHAAGDRVNIVMSGKFLPYKTY is encoded by the coding sequence ATGAGCCGTCTCGAAGTCACCGAGAAGATCGTCGCGACCAAGGTCGCCAAGGGCCTCAAGTGGGCCGACGTGGCCCGCAAGGTCGGGCTGAGCAAGGAATGGACGACCGCCGCGTGCCTCGGCCAGATGACGCTGACGGCCGAGCAGGCCCAGGTCGTCGGCGAGATCTTCGGCCTCACGGACGCCGAGCAGAAGTGGTTGATGGTCGTGCCGTACAAGGGCTCGCTGCCGACGGCGGTGCCCAGCGATCCGCTGATCTACCGCTTCCACGAGCTCGTCAGCGTGTACGGCACCACGTTCAAGGAGCTGATCCACGAGGAATTCGGCGACGGCATCATGAGCGCGATCGATTTCAGGATGGACCTCAAGCGCGAGCCGCATGCCGCCGGCGACCGCGTGAACATCGTCATGAGCGGCAAGTTCCTGCCGTACAAGACCTACTGA
- a CDS encoding diguanylate cyclase, which yields MLDRLLGQEPRQRIRLLRTSIAMLLMGASAAGVLYLAWAGVTPRAQALWWTLLTLGSFIGFFALIRSGLNRRFADPSLTVAQMVVALLSSVWAYAIVGPGRGAVFPTPIVVLMFGMYSLRPRTVQRLAWLAIALFGATMTTMALRDPAVYAPRIEVVHFFVLSVMLLAVGTLAGQLSRLRQRLRSQKAELVKALERIQDLATRDELTGLINRRSMQEVLQLEHQRCVRSGHPFCVVMVDLDHFKHINDTLGHAAGDAVLRAFAAEARAVIRVSDVLGRWGGEEFLLLMTDTRGWLARQGVERLRERVAALHPAVGASSLQLTLSAGLAEHRAGEPLADTIARADQAVYAAKAQGRNRVVLM from the coding sequence ATGCTGGACCGCCTGCTCGGCCAAGAGCCGCGCCAGCGCATCCGCCTCCTGCGGACCTCGATCGCGATGCTGCTGATGGGCGCGAGCGCGGCCGGGGTCCTCTACCTGGCGTGGGCCGGCGTCACGCCGCGGGCGCAGGCGCTGTGGTGGACCTTGCTGACGCTGGGCAGCTTCATCGGGTTCTTCGCCCTGATCCGCAGCGGCTTGAACCGGCGTTTCGCCGACCCCTCGCTCACGGTGGCGCAGATGGTCGTCGCGTTGCTGAGCAGCGTGTGGGCGTACGCGATCGTCGGCCCGGGCCGCGGCGCGGTGTTCCCCACGCCGATCGTGGTGCTGATGTTCGGCATGTATTCGCTGCGGCCGCGCACGGTGCAGCGCCTGGCCTGGCTGGCCATCGCGCTGTTCGGCGCGACCATGACGACGATGGCGCTGCGCGACCCCGCGGTCTACGCGCCGCGCATCGAGGTCGTGCACTTCTTCGTGCTGTCGGTGATGCTGCTCGCGGTCGGGACGCTGGCGGGCCAGCTCAGCCGGCTGCGCCAGCGGCTGCGCTCGCAGAAGGCGGAGCTCGTCAAGGCGCTGGAGCGCATCCAGGACCTCGCCACGCGCGACGAGCTCACCGGCCTCATCAACCGTCGCTCCATGCAGGAGGTGCTGCAGCTCGAGCACCAGCGCTGCGTGCGCTCGGGCCATCCGTTCTGCGTCGTGATGGTCGACCTGGATCACTTCAAGCACATCAACGACACGCTGGGCCATGCGGCCGGTGACGCCGTGCTGCGCGCCTTCGCCGCCGAGGCTCGTGCGGTCATTCGCGTGTCGGACGTGCTGGGCCGATGGGGCGGCGAGGAGTTCCTGCTGCTGATGACCGACACCCGGGGCTGGCTGGCCCGGCAGGGGGTCGAGCGGCTGCGCGAGCGCGTCGCGGCGTTGCATCCGGCGGTCGGCGCCTCTTCTCTGCAGCTCACGCTGTCGGCGGGGCTGGCCGAGCACCGCGCCGGCGAGCCGCTCGCCGACACCATCGCGCGCGCCGACCAGGCGGTGTATGCGGCCAAGGCCCAGGGACGCAACCGCGTGGTGCTGATGTAG
- a CDS encoding Lrp/AsnC family transcriptional regulator, with amino-acid sequence MKPKPTLARSEPADTAEPHGATLDRYDIAILRELQADARLSNTELASRIGLSAAPTWRRVKWLEEQRYITGYRAEIDRRRIGLGVLAFVRVDAMRNTAADTRALEDAIRTIPEVISCHYISGSGTFELQVMTTDLDAFSRLSLETLLNLPNVKDLHTSFSLGEVKSGGALPLGHLRAG; translated from the coding sequence ATGAAGCCAAAACCAACCCTGGCCAGGAGCGAGCCGGCCGACACGGCGGAGCCGCACGGCGCAACGCTGGACCGCTACGACATCGCGATCCTGCGCGAGCTGCAGGCCGACGCGCGGCTGTCCAACACCGAGCTCGCGTCGCGCATCGGGCTCTCGGCGGCGCCCACCTGGCGGCGCGTCAAGTGGCTGGAGGAGCAGCGCTACATCACCGGCTACCGCGCGGAGATCGATCGCCGCCGCATCGGCCTGGGCGTGCTCGCGTTCGTGCGCGTCGATGCGATGCGCAACACCGCCGCCGACACGCGCGCGCTGGAAGACGCGATCCGCACCATCCCCGAGGTGATCTCGTGCCACTACATCTCGGGATCGGGGACCTTCGAGCTGCAGGTGATGACGACCGACCTCGACGCGTTCTCCCGCCTGTCGCTGGAGACGCTGCTGAACCTGCCCAACGTGAAGGACCTGCACACCAGCTTCTCGCTCGGCGAAGTGAAGAGCGGCGGCGCGCTGCCGCTGGGCCACCTGCGGGCGGGCTGA
- a CDS encoding class I SAM-dependent methyltransferase has translation MHDPSAIDPGRHIDWSRTSGDYAAHRPGPPQRLYDMLSLLGIGLPGQRLLDIGTGTGLVAREFARRGAVVAGTDIAAGQIAAAQEQAQRDGLSIDFQVAPAEACPHPDASFDVVTASQCWMYFDVERTCTELRRVLRPGGMLVTTHFSWLPQADALARASEQLVLHFNPAWQGAHWDGRVPSVPSWTVGRAQVAAMFWFDEAVPFTREAWRGRMRACRGVGATLSADEVEAFDAEHARLLERIAPPRFTVWHRVDAHLIRL, from the coding sequence ATGCACGACCCGAGCGCCATCGATCCCGGTCGGCACATCGACTGGAGCCGGACGTCCGGCGACTACGCCGCGCACCGTCCCGGACCGCCGCAGCGGCTGTACGACATGCTGTCCTTGCTGGGCATCGGGCTGCCTGGCCAGCGTCTGCTCGACATCGGCACCGGCACGGGACTGGTCGCGCGCGAGTTCGCCCGCCGGGGTGCCGTCGTCGCCGGCACCGACATCGCGGCCGGGCAGATCGCAGCGGCGCAGGAGCAGGCGCAGCGCGACGGGCTGTCGATCGACTTCCAGGTGGCGCCGGCCGAGGCCTGCCCGCACCCCGACGCGAGCTTCGACGTCGTCACGGCGAGCCAATGCTGGATGTACTTCGATGTCGAGCGCACCTGCACGGAGCTCAGGCGCGTGCTGAGGCCCGGCGGCATGCTGGTGACCACGCATTTCAGCTGGCTGCCGCAAGCGGACGCGCTGGCGCGCGCCAGCGAGCAGCTGGTGCTGCACTTCAACCCGGCGTGGCAGGGCGCGCACTGGGACGGCCGGGTGCCGAGCGTGCCGTCCTGGACGGTCGGGCGCGCGCAGGTGGCGGCGATGTTCTGGTTCGACGAGGCAGTGCCGTTCACGCGCGAAGCGTGGCGCGGCCGCATGCGGGCCTGCCGCGGGGTCGGCGCGACCTTGTCAGCCGACGAGGTGGAGGCGTTCGACGCCGAGCATGCGCGCCTGCTCGAGCGCATCGCGCCGCCGCGGTTCACGGTGTGGCATCGCGTCGATGCGCACCTGATCCGCCTGTGA
- a CDS encoding ornithine cyclodeaminase family protein — protein sequence MADATPLFLDSRAVARSLPWDELIDALEQAFVAGDATVPRRLHYPLGQAGDAPAMLLLMPAWSERLGIGTKVLSIHPSNAQRGLPSIHALYVLMDAATGRPLAVLDGGELTARRTAAASALASRCLSRADSRCLLMVGTGRLSHHLPLAHARARPIDRVLVWGRSLQKAEATAHALRTEGLEASAAASLPEAVAQADIVSCATLSAEPLVRGDWLRPGTHVDLVGAYTPSMRESDERVFARASSVWCDTLDGAPREGGDIVQAVASGAFSADDIAGDLAALCRRGAAARGAETDITVFKSVGMALEDLAAASLAVMRFNAATNP from the coding sequence ATGGCCGACGCCACCCCCCTGTTTCTCGACAGCCGCGCCGTGGCGCGATCGTTGCCGTGGGACGAGCTCATCGACGCCCTCGAGCAGGCGTTCGTCGCCGGTGACGCGACCGTGCCGCGGCGGCTGCACTATCCGCTCGGCCAGGCCGGCGACGCGCCCGCCATGCTGCTGCTGATGCCCGCGTGGAGCGAGCGCCTCGGCATAGGCACCAAGGTGCTCAGCATCCATCCTTCCAATGCGCAGCGGGGGCTGCCGTCCATCCATGCGCTTTACGTGCTGATGGATGCCGCGACCGGCCGGCCGCTGGCCGTGCTCGACGGGGGAGAGCTGACAGCGCGCCGCACGGCGGCGGCTTCGGCGCTCGCCAGCCGCTGCCTGTCGCGCGCCGACAGCCGCTGCCTGCTGATGGTCGGCACCGGGCGCCTGTCGCACCATCTGCCGCTGGCCCATGCGCGCGCGCGGCCGATCGATCGCGTGCTGGTCTGGGGACGCTCGCTGCAGAAGGCCGAGGCGACGGCGCATGCGCTGCGCACCGAAGGGCTCGAGGCGAGCGCCGCGGCTTCGCTCCCCGAGGCGGTGGCGCAAGCCGACATCGTCAGCTGCGCCACGCTGTCGGCCGAGCCGCTGGTGCGCGGCGACTGGCTGCGGCCCGGGACGCATGTCGACCTGGTCGGCGCCTACACGCCTTCGATGCGCGAGAGCGACGAGCGTGTGTTCGCGCGTGCGAGCTCGGTCTGGTGCGACACGCTCGACGGCGCGCCCCGGGAGGGCGGCGACATCGTGCAGGCCGTGGCCAGCGGCGCCTTCTCTGCCGACGACATTGCGGGCGACCTCGCCGCGCTGTGCCGCCGCGGCGCAGCGGCGCGCGGCGCCGAGACGGACATCACGGTCTTCAAGTCGGTCGGCATGGCGCTCGAAGACCTCGCAGCGGCAAGCCTGGCCGTCATGCGCTTCAATGCCGCGACCAACCCCTGA
- a CDS encoding RidA family protein, with the protein MVQRFEIGPRMSQVVVHNGTVYLAGQVADDPTQDIAGQTRQVLAAIDALLAKAGADKRQILMAQIFLADMADFPGMNSVWDEWVTPGYTPARATVQAKLADAGWKVEIVVTAAVE; encoded by the coding sequence ATGGTTCAACGATTCGAGATCGGTCCGCGCATGTCGCAAGTGGTGGTGCACAACGGCACCGTGTACCTCGCCGGCCAGGTCGCCGACGATCCGACGCAGGACATCGCGGGTCAGACCCGCCAGGTGCTGGCCGCGATCGATGCGCTGCTGGCGAAGGCCGGCGCCGACAAGCGGCAGATCCTGATGGCGCAGATCTTCCTGGCCGACATGGCCGATTTCCCCGGAATGAACTCCGTGTGGGACGAGTGGGTCACCCCGGGATACACGCCGGCGCGCGCGACGGTGCAGGCGAAGCTCGCGGACGCGGGGTGGAAGGTGGAGATCGTGGTGACGGCAGCGGTGGAGTGA